CCCCGAAAATGTCTGTGAGACAGTCATTTCCGCTGGCAATGCCCCGAGAATACCTTGCGGTATAGAACCTTTCGGAATTCAACACCGGCCGGTATCGAATACCTTCATTCGATCGGCGATCGGTCGGCGACCAATGCGCGCGCCGGGCCGAACCAGCGCGCCAGAACCTCGGGGAGGTCGCCGGGCTCGGAATCGTCCGTGGCCCAGGCGATGTAGCCGTCGGGACGGATCAGCAGGGCGGCCGCCGGTGCGTCGGCCGCGGTGGCGGCGACGGTGTCGACGCGGTCGGACCAGTCGGCGGCGTGCGGGGCGAGCGCGCCGGTGAGGTCGAGCAGCAGCGGTCGTCCGGAATGCAACAGTTCGGCGATTCGCCGTGGGCCCGTGCCGGTTTCGACCGTCGCCTCCGGGAAGAAGCGCCCGGCGAGCGGGTGGTCGCTGCCGACGTCGTAGCGAATATCGGTCCCCGACATGGTGCGGGCGATGTGCTCGACGGTGGACGGTATGGTCAGCAACTCCCCGAACAGCTGCCGCAGCGCGGTCACCTCGGGGCCGGAGGCCATGAGCGCGCTCTGCGAGAGGGAGCTCATCATCACCCGCTCGCCGATCGGGCGCCGTTCGGACTCGTAGGTGTCGAGCAGACCCTCCGGCGCCCAGCCCCGGATCTGCGCGGCGAGCTTCCAGCCGAGGTTGAGCGCGTCCTGCAGGCCGAGATTCAGGCCCGGGCCGCCGATGGCCGAGTGCACGTGTGCCGCATCGCCCAGCAACAGCACGCGACCGTCGCGGTACCGTTCGGCCAGCCGGGTGTTCTGGCCGCTGATCCGACGCAGCGCGGGCACGCCCGCCCAGGTCGGCGGCTGTATCGGCAGGTCGGCGCCGAGCACTCTCGACACGCTCTCGCGGAGTTCGTCGAACGTCATCGCAATGCTGTCGTCGACCGGTTCGGCGTCGAATTCCATGACGGCGACCAGGGGTCGGCCCGGCTGCAGTTCGGCGAAGATGAACATGCCGCGCTCGAGGCGATTGTGACCCCAGTGCAGGTCTTCGACGCCGGGGATCCGGAGATCGCCCGTGGGCGTGCGGAATTCGTCGGGAACCATCGCGTGCCCCATGCGCGAGACCTGGTTGGGATTGGTGTGCCCGGGGAAGTCGATCCCGGACCGCTTGCGCACCAGGCTCTTTCCGCCGTCCGCGGCCACCAGGTATCGGGCGGTGAACCGCCGCTCGCCGGACGGGGTCGTGACGGATGCGGTGACGGTGTCGGCATCCTGGGTGAAGTCGGTGAGGGTATGCCCCCAGCGGATGTCGACACCCAGTTCCCGGGCCCGCTCGACCAGCAGCCGGATCAGGTCGGGCTGCGGGATCATCCAGGCATGCATCGGATTGTCGTGCAGCAGGCCGAGATTCAGAGGCATGCCGCTGAAGAGGAAGCCGTCCATCGGCCGCGGCGGCGAATCCGGGTACAGGCCGCGCATATCCATGGCCCGCACCACCTGGCCGATCATGCCGTTGGCCTTCTGCTCGACCGACGGTTCGGGCAGCCGCTCCAGCACGATCGGCGTGATGCCCGCGAGCGCCAGCTCGCAGGCGAGCATGAGCCCGTTCGGCCCACCACCGGAAATAACGACATCGCACCGTGTTTCGGACATGACGAGTAAACCCCCTGACGGAGTGGTTATTCAGATATTCGGATCGAAGGGACGAGGAACTACGGCGGGTCATACCCCGCCGGACGGGTCCGGGAGTCCGGCGGCGACGGCCGCGAACGCCTCCCGGAGCAGATCGGTGACGATCACCGGCGGATCGGCGTGGATGTAGACCTCCAGGGCGCTCTGATGGACGGCGAGGGTTATCCCGGCCACCAGGCGGGGGTACGGATGCCGCTGCGGGTCCAGGCCCGTGCGCTCGGCGATCGCGGCGACGAACTCGTCGAGGGCGCCGCGTGTCATCGAGGCCTGCACCTCCGGCGACCGGACGAACTTGCGGATCTCGTGCATCTGCGCCGCGGTGGGCGCCCCCCACCCGACGCGGTCGGCCTCGAGGGTCTCCAACACCGCCGTGGTGACCGCGGTCCAGGTCGGCTCGTCGGCCGGGCGGGCGCGGAATGCCGCGATGGTGCGGTGCATCCGCTCGATCTGGCGGTAGGCCAGGGCGTCGAACTTACCGTTGAAGTAGTTGTTGAAGGTGCGCACCGAGACCCCGGCCCGTGCCGCGATGTCCTCGCGCACAACGTTTTCCAGGCCGAGCTCGAAGACCAGATCCAGCGCGGCGTCGCTGAGCGCCTTGCGGGTGTCGAGCTTCTTGCGCTCCCGGAGACCGGGGGTCTGTTCGGTGGGCATACACCAAGCATGACAGAAAGATGCCCACCGAGCAAGATTTCCTTACGAGAAAACTTGCCCGATGGGCATCTGTATGGCTCGACCGACCCCGTTGGCGATCGCGCCGGTCGCTCAGCCCTGAGCGGCCGTCTGCACGAGATCGGTGACGACGCCGAGGAACTCGGCGACCACCGCCCGCGCGGTCTGGGTGTCGGGATAGCGGGTGCGCAGCGCGAGCCCGTCGTCGGTGCGGGCGAACCACAGCTGCACGTCGTCCAGCGGTGCGGTGCGGCTGATGTGGGTCGCGTTGCGCGGCAACGAGAGTCCGAGCTCGCTGCGGGAGCCGCCCGGCAGCTGCCGGTAGTCGGCGTAGGACACGCTGAACAGCCCGTGCCGCTCCCGGCGCAGCTCGCCGTCCAGGGCGGCGAGCACCCGGGTCGCCGGGACCTGCGCCAGCCGCTGCCCGGACCGGATCGCCTGTGCCGCACCGGGAATGGTGGCGGCCAGATCGGGACCGACCTGGATGCGCGCCGGTGCGTTGGACACCAGCCAGCCGAAGGTGTTGTGGTGCCGCGGTTCTCGCCTGGTGTGTACGGGGAACACCAGGTCGGTGTGGTCGCTGCCGTCCAGCTTCGCGGTGGCCTGCGCGACCGCCGCGAGCAGCACGGCGAACAGGGAGTGACCGCCCGCCCGGGTGGCCCGGTGCAGGCCCGCGGTCGTCCCCGGCCCGAGCACCGTGCGCACGTCGCTGCCCGGCGGCGCCAGCTCGCCCGATCGCACGCCCAGATCCATGGGGAAGTGCGGCAGATCGTTCCCGGCCGCGCTCAGGAACTCCCGCCACTCGCGCAGCAGCGGATCGGTGGTCATCGCCGGGACCGCCGCCTCGCGGGTGGAGTAGGCCAGGAAACTGCTTGCCTCGGGCAGTCTTTCGAGCGCCGTCACCGCGCCCGCCGGACCGTCCTCGTGTGCCGCGCGATACAGCTCGTCGAGTTCGGTGACGGCCACCGTGATCGACCACGCGTCACACACCGCGTGATCGAATCCGCAGATGACCGTGGAGGTTTCGGATCTGCTGACCGCGCCGAGGAAGTACGGCGGGAAGGTGAACGGCGCGCAGGCCGCATCCAGCCGGGCGCCGAGCAGGTCGCGCAGTTCGCCGGGGGTGGCGGCGTACACCGGCCTGCGGCGCTCGAGCCGAATATCGCTGTCGGACACCAGATTGACGGTCGGCCCGGCGCCGAAGCAGCAGTGCAGGGCGTCGTGGCGGGGGAGCCAGGCGGCGAAGGCGGCCTGCAGGGCGGCCTCGTCGATCGGCCCGGCGACGTCGAAGGTGGCGGCCAGCCAGGTGGTCGGCCCCGTGCCGGACAGGTGGATGATCTGATTCGACGTGGGCGGCGTCGGATCGGGCGTCGGTCCGGGCCGGGCGGACACCGACCACTCCACCAGCGTGCCGGGTTCGGGCGCCAGCTGGTCGAGGAACAGCAAACGCATCAGGTCGCCTCCGAACCCACCGGGACCGTGCCGTATTCACCGGCGGTGGCGATGCTGCGGCACACGGTGCGCAGCCGGTCCAGATACTCGTTGACCGAGGCGTGCGCGATCGCGGTGTCCGGGAACATGACCGCGACGTGCACGCGGTCGTGCTCGCGGTTGAACCACAGCGGCGAGGGCTGGCCGATCCGCGAGGACGAGCTCAGGCCCCGGATGCCGTTCAGACCCGGCAGCGACTGTTCCAGCATCGCGCCCGAGATCGGCCGCATGTCCATGTAGGAGACCCACGGCCAGTCCCGCACCTGCGGGAACTCCCGTCCGCCGGTCAGTTCCGTGGCGCGGCGCAGCGCGGCCAGCAGCGGGATGCCGCTGAGCGGCTTGATGTCGTTGAGTGCGCCGCGGGCCCGCCCCACCAGCTCGGTGAACCGCGCCGCCTCACCCACCTCGAAGGCGACCGGCACCAGATTGATGAACCAGCCCTGGGTGAACTGGAACCGCGGATCGAGGCGGGTGCCGACCACGTTGAGCCCGAGATACCGGGTGCGCCCGGCCAATTCGAGCTCGGTCAGCGCGATGGCGGCGTAGAGGCCGGAGGCGAACGAGTCGCCGTTGGCCGCGCACACCTCGGTGAACGCGTTGACCTCGTCGCCGGTGAGCAGGTCGTACCGGGTGCCGGTGCTGTCGCCGAATTCGCCCGGCGCCAGGCCCAACTCCCACGGCGTGGGCCGGATGTTGTCGACATTGTCGGCGAGGATTTGCGCCAGCCGCTCGAGCTCCGGGGGTTGCGCGGCGACGGTGTCGCGCTCCTGGCGCGCGTACTCGGCGTAACCGGTCACGGGCGGCAGCTCGGGTTCGCGATCGGCGGCGAAAGCGGTGTAGAGCTGGTGCACCTCGAAGATCGACGCGACCAGCGAGGTGCCGTCGGTGAAGGCGTGGTCGAAGCTGACGTAGACGGTGAAGCCGTCCATGCCGTGGTCGATCGCGCCCAGGGTGAAGGCGGGCCAGCCGGTCGGGTCCGGGGTCTGGAATCGCACGCCGAGCCGGTCGCGCAGCTCCTCGCTGGAGTCGAAGCTGCCCAGCGAGACCGTCGCCAGCTCGACCGCCTCCGGGTCGAGAACGTGCCCGACCAGCGGCGTTTCCGGCGATTCGGCGATATCGAACCAGCAGCGCAGGCTGTCGTGCCGGCGCAGATATTCGGTGTAGGCCTGGCGCAGCGCCACCCGGTCGAGCGGGACCGCCATGCTGAAGCACATCGACAGCTCGTTGCGGACGTTGTCGGCCAGCTCCTCCGGCGCGGACGCCAGGCGGCGGCCGTGCCAGTACCGGATGTGGAACTCCTGGATGAACGAGGCGGGCACGGTCGCGACGGAGGTCGGTGCCACGGCGGCGACAGTGCGTGCGACGGGCACGAATTCGAGCAGTTCACCCGGCTTGGGCAGCCACTCGCTGAGGTGGGTCATCTCCATGTGGGTGCTCCTTGTCCGATCCGGAGGTGGGCGTCGCCGTGGCGGGCGTACGCGCCGAGCAGTTCGCGCACCCGCAGCACGTGCCGGTGGACGTCGCGGGTGGCGCGGGCGGTGCCGGGGTAGCGCATGTTGAGCGTCACCCCGGCCTGGGTGCGCAGGAACCAGAAGAAGTACTCGTCGGTCGACGAGCACCGGCTGCGCAGCCAGCGGGTATCGGACTCGATCCAGCGATCCGCGCCGACGATCGAGCGGATGTCCATGTAGGACACCATGAACGAGATGCGCGGCTGCACCTCGAGCAGCTCGCACACTCGCGCGAAGGGCACCGAGGCGGCCGGGCCCACCCGGCGCAGCTCGGTCCCGGCCGGGCCGACCAGGTCGGCCAGACCGCGGGCGTCGCAGTCGATCCAGTACGGCGCGAGGCCGACGTACCAGCCGAGGCTGTCGGCCCAGCGCCGCTCGCGGCGGGTGTGCATCGGCACCACCGTGCGGAAGTCCGGCGCGCCGGTCGGTTCGGTCTGGGCCGCAGCGAAGGCCGCCAGCAGGGCCGCGACCAGACCCTGACCCTGTTCCCGGGCCGCGGCGGACGCGCGGTCGGTGGCCGCCGCGTCGAGCACCTCGACGGCCAGATTGCGTTGCAGCACCGGCCGATCCGCGGGCGCGCCGCGGTCGACCAGTTCGACGGGCTGGGCGGCGACCCCGGCCAGGCTGCCCGGGGCGGGATCGTAATCGCTGCTCCCGGCCAGGAATTCGCGCCAGATCCCGACCGCGGGATCCTCGGCGGTGACGGCGTCGGCCAGCGCGCGCTCGTCCCGGCAGAAGTCGACGTAGCTGGCGGTCTCCGACAGCTCGGCCGGGGCGCCGGTGCGGGCGGCCTCGTAGAGGGCGCGCAGCTCACCGCCGATGGTGGTGGTCGAATAGCCGTCCATCACCGAGTGATCCGCGGCGACGACGGCGGTGAAGGAGTTGGTGCGGGCGATGGTCACGCACAGGTGCGAGGGCCAGTCCAGGGGGGAGGTGCGTTCGTCGAGCAGCCGCTGCACCAGGCGGTAGCTGGCCATGACAGAGGTCGGTCGGCCGGCGTCGACCGGCCGCACCTGCACCGCGCCCGGCGGCAGCGTGTAGCGGGCGGGCGTGCCGCCCTCGAAGGTGACGTGGCTGCGCAGCACCTCGTGCCGATCGACCCACGCCTCCAACGCCTTTCGCCACGCGGCCGGATCGAGCGGCCCGTCGATGCGGACGACGTGCCCCAGCCAGCTGGGCTGCGGATTGCGAATCCGGCTGTGCTCCAAGGCATTCCGGAGATGATATTCGTGATTGTAGGAGACCGATCGGGTATCGCGCGGCCAGTGGGCCCAGTGTGATTGTGCGGTCGGTAGCCATTCGATGACGTGGCCGGCGTGCAGGGGGTAGTCGGCCAGCTCGATGAATTCCATTGACAGCCCTCATCCGGAGTGTTCAGGTAATTCCAACCGGAAGAAGTATTTCCGGTGTGTCGGGGAAATTATCGGCGCGCGCCGGTGCGTGCTCTGATTGTCGGATTGTGCCGGTGACCTCGTCGTACGCCGGAATGGGCATGACTCTAAATCATGGGAGCGACGAATGTGACGGTGAGCTCTGTCACGGAGCGGTTTCGTCGCATAACAATCCGGTAGCAATCTTGTAGCTAATTTCGGACTGAAGTACTACTGCCAGTTGGAATGATGTGTCAACTATCGCTCGGTAGGCAGATTCTCCGCCGCCAGCCTCGATCTGGTACGACGGAATTCACTTCGACTTCTCCTGATTTTTACAAGCCTGCGGCACGCCGTCCGCGTGGCGTGGCGCACTATGCCGGACCAGCAGTGTTACCCGGCTTACGGTGCGAACGAGGCGGATTCGAGCCGCCGCGCGATGCGGGCCGCCGACAGCGTCATGGCGTCGGTCGGCCGGTGCGGATCCAGCCCGGTGAGCTCGTGCACGCGGGCGAGCCGGTAGGTCACGGTGTTGCGATGGATGTTGAGCAGCCGGGCGGTGGCGAGCTGGTTGAAGCCGGTGTCGACGAACACCTCCAGCGTCTCGGCCAGCAGCGGCTGGCTGTCCAGCGGCGCGAGCACGATCGCCAGGCCGGGCCGGGCGGGCCCGCTGGCCGCGACGGTGTATTCGAACTGCAGGTCGCGGCGGCGGCAGAGCAGTTCCGAACGGTCCAGGCAGCGGCCCAGTTCGGCGAGCACGCGCGCCTCGGCGTAGACGTCCGGGATGTCGGCGCGGCTGCGGGCGGGCCCGACGCCCACCCAGAACGGCGGCGGCAGTTCGGGATCGCGGCCGGGTAGGCGGCCGGACAGTCCGGCGGCGGTGGCGGTGCCGTCGTCGCCGGGCAGCAGCGGCACCAGCGCGGTCCAGCCGCCGCTGTCCAGCCGCAGGAACACCCCGGGAATGGCCTCGATGCAGTGCCGCAGCTCGCTGGTGTCGACGCCGTGGCGGCCGCGGGTGGCGGCCGCGGCCAGCCGGAACACCGCGATGAGGAATCCGTCGGGCACGGTGATGGCGGGTTCGTCGGCCCACTCCACCGGATCGCGGCCGGTGAGCAGGGCGTCGGCGATGCCGCGGCGGCGTTCCAGCAGTTCCCAGCGCGGATCGTGGGCGCGGCGCACATAGGCGGTGGCGATGCGTTCGACCAGCACCGTGACATACCGCAGCAGCGGCACCGCCATATCGGCGAGCAGTTCGCGGTCGGCGGCGGAACCGGCCGCGCGCATCCGGTCGAAGATGTATTCCGCGCCGGAGCGGTAGCGGCCGAGCACCACGTCCAGCGCCTCGCCGTCGCGCACCCGGTCCAGCGCCAGGTCGACCAGCTCGCGGGTGTCGTTCTCGCCGGGCAGCCGCCCGGTGCGCAGGAAGTCGAAGAACAGTTCGACGTTCAGCTTGGTCCCGCGCTCCAGGCCGGTGGCCACCAGCGACTGCGGAATGGAGCGGTAGGGGGGCATGGTGTCGAAGAATTCCCGCATGAGTACACCGGCGCGGCGGTAGAGGTTCTCCAGCGCCTGGTCCCGGGTCGGTGGTTCCACGGCTTCCTCCGTCCGGAGTTATGTGGCATACAGGGATTCGATGGTATCGGCATAGGCCGCGGCGATCGGTTTGCGCCGGAGTTTTCCGGTCGCGGTGAGACACTCGCCGCCGGGGGCCCAGACCTCCGGCAGCACGGCGAATTTCTTGATCTGCTCCACCCGCGACAATTTCGCGTTGGCGGCGGCGACGCCCTGCTCGATCGCGGCGCGCACCCGCGGCTCGGCGGCCAGGGCGGCAATGCTCGTGTCGGCCAGCGCGTTCCGCTCGGCGAAGGCCGCGGCCAGGTCGGGGTCCAGGCAGATGAGGGCGGTGTTGTAGGGCCGTCCGTCGCCGATCACCGCGACGATGCCCGCCAGCGGCGTGCTCTCGGTGACGGTGTTCTCGATATTGGTGGGGGACATGTTCTTTCCGGCCGCGTTGATGATGAGTTCCTTCTTGCGGTCCACGATGCGCAGATAGCCCTCGGCGTCGAGTTCGCCGATATCGCCGGTGTGCAGCCAGCCGTCGGCGTCGATGGCCTCGGCGGTCTTCTCGGGCTCGTTGCGGTAGCCGCGCATGACCATCCGGCCGCGGATCAGCACCTCGCCGTCGGGCGCGATGGAGATCTCCGCGCCGGGCAGCGGCGTGCCCACGGTGCCGAGCTTGATGCGCCGCGGCCGGGTCAGGGTGGCTCCCGCGGTGCATTCGGTCATGCCGTATCCCTCGCACAGCGGCAGCCCGAGGCCGAGGAAGAACTCGTGGGTGTCGCGGGGGATGGGCGCGGACCCGGTGACGGCGATGCGCGCGCGGTCCAGGCCGATGCGGGCGCGGATGGTGCGCAGCACCAGCCGATCGGCGACCCGGAAGCCGAGTTCGCCGAGCACGCCGGGCGAGCGGCCGTCGGAGACGGCGCGGGCGCGGGCCCGGCCGACGCCGATCGCCCAGCCGATCAGCCTGCGGCGCACCGGATTCGGCTCGGCGGCGAAGCGTTCCTCCAGGGCCGCCTTGACCTTCACCCAGATGCGCGGCACGCCCAGAAAGATCGTGGGGTGCACCTCGGCGAGGGCGTCGACGACCTGTGCGAGCTCGGGGACGGTGGTGATCTGCCCGCCCTCGACCAGGCACAGGTAGTGCGCCAGCCAGCGATTGGCCGCGTGCGCGTCGGGCAGGTAGGACACCACCCGGTCGTCGGGGCCGCCGCCACCGAATTCCTCTGCGATGCGGACGTTTTCGAGGAAATTGGTGTGGGTGAGCTCCACGCCCTTGGGCGGCCCGGTGGTGCCGGAGGTGTAGACGATGGTGAGCAGATCCTCCGGATCGACCGCGCGCCAGGCGGAATCGAAGTCGAAGCCGGGTGCGGGCCTGGCCTCGACATCGGCGAGGGCGACGGTGCCCTCGGGTGCGGCGTCCACGCAGATCACGTGTTCGATCCGGTGGCCCTGCGCGGCGGCCTCGCCGGCCGCGGCGAGAACCTGTGGCGCGAACCGGTTCTCGCAGATCACGACCGCGCACCCGGCATTGCCGAACTGGTAGGCCAGGGTGGCGACCGGGTTGGTGTTGTAGACCGAGAACGGGGTGGCGCCGGTGTGCAGCACGGCGGTGTCGCAGAGGTGGAATTCGGGGCGGTTGGTGAGCATGAGCGCGACCGTGTCGCCGCGCCCGACGCCGAGCGAGGCCAGGCCGGTGGCGATGGCGCGCACCCGGGATGCGTACTGGCGCCAGGTGATTCGCACGGTGTCATCGCGCGTGCGCAGGGCGACGGCGTCGGGGTGGCGGACGACATCGGCCTGGAACGCCTCGCACAGGGTGCGGGGCCGGGCCCGGTCCGCGGCAACGACGGAAGAACTCACGACCTACCTCTGGTTCATGCTCGGTCGAGGACACGGCGGTGCCCTCGATGTCCGGTTCCAGCAGACCGCATCCGCGGGGTGCGGCGGTACCGGCAATCGGGCAGAGCGCCGACCGGCGGTTTGTGCACTGTGCACCACGATTGCGGGGTCGGATGCGGCGTGAACAGTGACTATGCAGATCACGACGTGCTCCGATCTGGCGAACCGATGGAACTGGTCAGATACATTACCAGTATTTCGACCGCCGGAACAGGGGCGCGCGGGACGCGGGGCCGGGCGGGTGGTGAATGATCTTGGTACGGAACGCGATTCGCGTTCCGGAGCCCGACGCCACGCCGTATCGTTGACGGAAGGTGTGCGGGCCGCGAGTTCACGAGGAGTTACCGGTGATCACCCCTACCACGGATGGCGTCCAGGAATTCATCGCTACCGAGGAGGTGGAATACGTCGACATCCGATTCTGCGATGTTCCCGGTGTGCAGCAGCATTTCTCGATCCCGGCGAGCATGTTCGGGCCCGACCTGGTCGCCGACGGGATCGCCTTCGACGGGTCGTCGGTGCGCGGCTTCCAGCAGATCCACGAATCGGACATGCTGCTGCTGCCGGACCTGCGGACCTGTCGGACCGATCCGTTCCGGGCGGCGAAGACATTGAACGTCAACTGTTTCGTGCACGACCCGCACACCCGCGAGGCCTACAGCCGCGACCCGCGCAATGTGGCGCGCAAGGCGGAGGAATATCTGCGCAGCACCGGCCTGGCCGACACCGCGTTCTTCGGGCCCGAGGCGGAGTTCTACATCTTCGACGCGGTGCGGTACGACACCACCATGAACGGCGCCTTCTACGAGGTGGATTCGGCGTCGGCGGACTGGAATACCGGGGCCAAGTTCAACCCGGACGGCACCATCAACCGCGGCTACAAGATTCGCCCGAAGGGCGGGTATTTCCCGGTCGCGCCCTACGATCACGACGTCGATCTGCGCGATGCCATGTGCACGAATCTGCAGCGCTCGGGCATCGAATTGGAGAAGGGTCATCACGAGGTCGGCACCGCCGGGCAGGCCGAGATCAACTACCGGTTCAACACGCTGCTGGCCGCCGCCGACGACCTGCAGCTGTACAAGTACGTGGTCAAGAACACCGCCTGGCAGCAGGGCAAGACGGTGACCTTCATGCCGAAACCGCTGTTCGGCGACAACGGTTCGGGCATGCACGTGCATCAGTCGCTGTGGAAGGACGGCGCGCCGCTGTTCTACGACGAGGTCGGCTACGCCGGGCTGTCGGATCTGGCGCGGCACTACATCGGCGGGCTGCTGCATCACGCGCCCTCGCTGCTGGCGTTCACCAATCCGACCGTGAATTCCTACAAGCGGCTGGTACCCGGATTCGAGGCGCCGGTGAATCTGGTCTATTCCCAGCGCAATCGCTCCGCCGCCGTGCGCATTCCGGTGACCGGCGCCAACCCCAATGCCAAGCGCCTGGAATTCCGCTGCCCCGACGCCTCCGGCAATCCGTATCTGTCGTTCGCCGCCATGATGATGGCCGGGCTGGACGGCATCATGAACAAGATCGAGCCCGCCACCCCGATCGATAAGGACCTCTACGAACTCACCCCCGAGGAATCCGCGTCGGTCACCCAGACCCCCGCGAGCCTGTCGGCGGTCATCGACCGCCTCGAGGCCGACTACGACTACCTCACCCAGGGCGGCGTCTTCACCGACGACCTCATCGACACCTGGATCCGCCTCAAGCGCGACACCGAAATCGCCGAAATCAACGTCCGGCCACACCCGTACGAGTTCGACCTGTACTTCGACGTGTAGGGCGGAAAAGGGGTCGGTACGGGCCGCTGCGGAAGGTGACGGCCACAACACGGATGCGACTCTCGGCAAGTCTCGAGCTACGATGATCAGCGGGCGTCGCCGACGCCCAGCGTCGTAGATTGCTATCCGGCGCACCGGCGTCCAGCGGTGCGGCACGGGCTCTCCTTGCGGCGATCGATATTGCCCATCGGCAATCTCGCCACCCCGTGCCCCGGCGCGGACCGCACCCGGTCCGACGCGCGAAGCGGCACCCCAGCCCGAAAGACCCTGGCACCACTGTGAATTCATCGATGTCCTTTGCCGCGCTCGGCCTCCGCGAACCCCTGATCCGGGCGCTGGAGCGAGCCGGTATCACCGCACCGTTCCCGATCCAGGCCGATACCCTGCCCGACACCCTCGCCGGGCGCGACGTGCTCGGCCGGGGGAAGACCGGCAGCGGTAAGACCCTGGCCTTCTCGATCCCGATGGTCGCGCGGCTGTCCGGTGAACTCGCCGGAGGGCGGCGGCCGAATCGCCCGCTGGGGCTGATCCTGG
The Nocardia terpenica genome window above contains:
- a CDS encoding FAD-dependent oxidoreductase encodes the protein MSETRCDVVISGGGPNGLMLACELALAGITPIVLERLPEPSVEQKANGMIGQVVRAMDMRGLYPDSPPRPMDGFLFSGMPLNLGLLHDNPMHAWMIPQPDLIRLLVERARELGVDIRWGHTLTDFTQDADTVTASVTTPSGERRFTARYLVAADGGKSLVRKRSGIDFPGHTNPNQVSRMGHAMVPDEFRTPTGDLRIPGVEDLHWGHNRLERGMFIFAELQPGRPLVAVMEFDAEPVDDSIAMTFDELRESVSRVLGADLPIQPPTWAGVPALRRISGQNTRLAERYRDGRVLLLGDAAHVHSAIGGPGLNLGLQDALNLGWKLAAQIRGWAPEGLLDTYESERRPIGERVMMSSLSQSALMASGPEVTALRQLFGELLTIPSTVEHIARTMSGTDIRYDVGSDHPLAGRFFPEATVETGTGPRRIAELLHSGRPLLLDLTGALAPHAADWSDRVDTVAATAADAPAAALLIRPDGYIAWATDDSEPGDLPEVLARWFGPARALVADRSPIE
- a CDS encoding acyl-CoA-like ligand-binding transcription factor; the protein is MPTEQTPGLRERKKLDTRKALSDAALDLVFELGLENVVREDIAARAGVSVRTFNNYFNGKFDALAYRQIERMHRTIAAFRARPADEPTWTAVTTAVLETLEADRVGWGAPTAAQMHEIRKFVRSPEVQASMTRGALDEFVAAIAERTGLDPQRHPYPRLVAGITLAVHQSALEVYIHADPPVIVTDLLREAFAAVAAGLPDPSGGV
- a CDS encoding condensation domain-containing protein, with translation MRLLFLDQLAPEPGTLVEWSVSARPGPTPDPTPPTSNQIIHLSGTGPTTWLAATFDVAGPIDEAALQAAFAAWLPRHDALHCCFGAGPTVNLVSDSDIRLERRRPVYAATPGELRDLLGARLDAACAPFTFPPYFLGAVSRSETSTVICGFDHAVCDAWSITVAVTELDELYRAAHEDGPAGAVTALERLPEASSFLAYSTREAAVPAMTTDPLLREWREFLSAAGNDLPHFPMDLGVRSGELAPPGSDVRTVLGPGTTAGLHRATRAGGHSLFAVLLAAVAQATAKLDGSDHTDLVFPVHTRREPRHHNTFGWLVSNAPARIQVGPDLAATIPGAAQAIRSGQRLAQVPATRVLAALDGELRRERHGLFSVSYADYRQLPGGSRSELGLSLPRNATHISRTAPLDDVQLWFARTDDGLALRTRYPDTQTARAVVAEFLGVVTDLVQTAAQG
- a CDS encoding condensation domain-containing protein, with amino-acid sequence MEMTHLSEWLPKPGELLEFVPVARTVAAVAPTSVATVPASFIQEFHIRYWHGRRLASAPEELADNVRNELSMCFSMAVPLDRVALRQAYTEYLRRHDSLRCWFDIAESPETPLVGHVLDPEAVELATVSLGSFDSSEELRDRLGVRFQTPDPTGWPAFTLGAIDHGMDGFTVYVSFDHAFTDGTSLVASIFEVHQLYTAFAADREPELPPVTGYAEYARQERDTVAAQPPELERLAQILADNVDNIRPTPWELGLAPGEFGDSTGTRYDLLTGDEVNAFTEVCAANGDSFASGLYAAIALTELELAGRTRYLGLNVVGTRLDPRFQFTQGWFINLVPVAFEVGEAARFTELVGRARGALNDIKPLSGIPLLAALRRATELTGGREFPQVRDWPWVSYMDMRPISGAMLEQSLPGLNGIRGLSSSSRIGQPSPLWFNREHDRVHVAVMFPDTAIAHASVNEYLDRLRTVCRSIATAGEYGTVPVGSEAT
- a CDS encoding condensation domain-containing protein, translating into MEFIELADYPLHAGHVIEWLPTAQSHWAHWPRDTRSVSYNHEYHLRNALEHSRIRNPQPSWLGHVVRIDGPLDPAAWRKALEAWVDRHEVLRSHVTFEGGTPARYTLPPGAVQVRPVDAGRPTSVMASYRLVQRLLDERTSPLDWPSHLCVTIARTNSFTAVVAADHSVMDGYSTTTIGGELRALYEAARTGAPAELSETASYVDFCRDERALADAVTAEDPAVGIWREFLAGSSDYDPAPGSLAGVAAQPVELVDRGAPADRPVLQRNLAVEVLDAAATDRASAAAREQGQGLVAALLAAFAAAQTEPTGAPDFRTVVPMHTRRERRWADSLGWYVGLAPYWIDCDARGLADLVGPAGTELRRVGPAASVPFARVCELLEVQPRISFMVSYMDIRSIVGADRWIESDTRWLRSRCSSTDEYFFWFLRTQAGVTLNMRYPGTARATRDVHRHVLRVRELLGAYARHGDAHLRIGQGAPTWR
- a CDS encoding PucR family transcriptional regulator, with product MEPPTRDQALENLYRRAGVLMREFFDTMPPYRSIPQSLVATGLERGTKLNVELFFDFLRTGRLPGENDTRELVDLALDRVRDGEALDVVLGRYRSGAEYIFDRMRAAGSAADRELLADMAVPLLRYVTVLVERIATAYVRRAHDPRWELLERRRGIADALLTGRDPVEWADEPAITVPDGFLIAVFRLAAAATRGRHGVDTSELRHCIEAIPGVFLRLDSGGWTALVPLLPGDDGTATAAGLSGRLPGRDPELPPPFWVGVGPARSRADIPDVYAEARVLAELGRCLDRSELLCRRRDLQFEYTVAASGPARPGLAIVLAPLDSQPLLAETLEVFVDTGFNQLATARLLNIHRNTVTYRLARVHELTGLDPHRPTDAMTLSAARIARRLESASFAP
- a CDS encoding AMP-dependent synthetase/ligase codes for the protein MSSSVVAADRARPRTLCEAFQADVVRHPDAVALRTRDDTVRITWRQYASRVRAIATGLASLGVGRGDTVALMLTNRPEFHLCDTAVLHTGATPFSVYNTNPVATLAYQFGNAGCAVVICENRFAPQVLAAAGEAAAQGHRIEHVICVDAAPEGTVALADVEARPAPGFDFDSAWRAVDPEDLLTIVYTSGTTGPPKGVELTHTNFLENVRIAEEFGGGGPDDRVVSYLPDAHAANRWLAHYLCLVEGGQITTVPELAQVVDALAEVHPTIFLGVPRIWVKVKAALEERFAAEPNPVRRRLIGWAIGVGRARARAVSDGRSPGVLGELGFRVADRLVLRTIRARIGLDRARIAVTGSAPIPRDTHEFFLGLGLPLCEGYGMTECTAGATLTRPRRIKLGTVGTPLPGAEISIAPDGEVLIRGRMVMRGYRNEPEKTAEAIDADGWLHTGDIGELDAEGYLRIVDRKKELIINAAGKNMSPTNIENTVTESTPLAGIVAVIGDGRPYNTALICLDPDLAAAFAERNALADTSIAALAAEPRVRAAIEQGVAAANAKLSRVEQIKKFAVLPEVWAPGGECLTATGKLRRKPIAAAYADTIESLYAT